The Cherax quadricarinatus isolate ZL_2023a chromosome 78, ASM3850222v1, whole genome shotgun sequence genome contains a region encoding:
- the LOC128701510 gene encoding uncharacterized protein isoform X2, translated as MFGQACGRVRENTRRTCTTLTFLCMIWLASCLTHTPQQNLKDDFSASSSSYRNVLPANISCGMIKDIVLTSAILCDLIDAFKNNYTLYEYGESWDTMDTIFNESRDNTSLQICDEEGTHCMYVLPNLPPESAQQQSTQQHSANQLVIVLDFVQRYTVAMESLLLDQTLHENVFASQMAEIHANLEGLIDSLINSVIMCDLQPYEAIVANLSVRMYKGGDTVIRAERGFRTLRQVRRGLQYIIDIFGTRSLIPKS; from the exons ATGTTTGGACAAGCTtgtg gtagagtgagagagaatacAAGGCGGACATGTACTACACTGACGTTCCTGTGTATGATATGGCTGGCttcctgtctcactcacactccaCAGCAGAACCTCAAGGATGACTTcagtgcctcctcctcctcctacaggaACGTACTTCCTGCCAACATCTCCTGCGGGATGATCAAAGATATTGTGTTGACCTCTGCGATTCTCTGTGACCTCATCGATGCTTTCAAAAATAACTAC ACACTGTACGAGTATGGGGAGTCCTGGGATACAATGGATACCATCTTCAATGAGAGCAGAGACAACACTTCGTTACAGATCTGTGACGAGGAGGGTACACACTGCATGTATGTGTTGCCCAACCTGCCCCCTGAGTCTGCACAGCAGCAGTCAACACAACAGCACTCTGCAAATCAGCTAGTGATAGTTCTTGATTTCGTCCAGCGGTACACTGTAGCCATGGAGAGCCTCCTCTTAGACCAGACACTACACGAGAATGTCTTCGCTAGCCAGATGGCAGAGATCCACGCCAATCTGGAGGGCCTGATTGACTCCCTCATAAACAGCGTGATTATGTGCGACTTACAGCCCTACGAGGCAATCGTCGCGAACCTGTCAGTGAGGATGTACAAGGGTGGGGACACAGTGATCCGTGCTGAGCGAGGCTTCAGAACTCTGCGACAAGTACGCCGAGGTCTTCAGTATATTATTGACATCTTTGGGACGCGGTCTTTGATCCCCAAGTCATAA
- the LOC128701510 gene encoding uncharacterized protein isoform X4 has protein sequence MIWLASCLTHTPQQNLKDDFSASSSSYRNVLPANISCGMIKDIVLTSAILCDLIDAFKNNYTLYEYGESWDTMDTIFNESRDNTSLQICDEEGTHCMYVLPNLPPESAQQQSTQQHSANQLVIVLDFVQRYTVAMESLLLDQTLHENVFASQMAEIHANLEGLIDSLINSVIMCDLQPYEAIVANLSVRMYKGGDTVIRAERGFRTLRQVRRGLQYIIDIFGTRSLIPKS, from the exons ATGATATGGCTGGCttcctgtctcactcacactccaCAGCAGAACCTCAAGGATGACTTcagtgcctcctcctcctcctacaggaACGTACTTCCTGCCAACATCTCCTGCGGGATGATCAAAGATATTGTGTTGACCTCTGCGATTCTCTGTGACCTCATCGATGCTTTCAAAAATAACTAC ACACTGTACGAGTATGGGGAGTCCTGGGATACAATGGATACCATCTTCAATGAGAGCAGAGACAACACTTCGTTACAGATCTGTGACGAGGAGGGTACACACTGCATGTATGTGTTGCCCAACCTGCCCCCTGAGTCTGCACAGCAGCAGTCAACACAACAGCACTCTGCAAATCAGCTAGTGATAGTTCTTGATTTCGTCCAGCGGTACACTGTAGCCATGGAGAGCCTCCTCTTAGACCAGACACTACACGAGAATGTCTTCGCTAGCCAGATGGCAGAGATCCACGCCAATCTGGAGGGCCTGATTGACTCCCTCATAAACAGCGTGATTATGTGCGACTTACAGCCCTACGAGGCAATCGTCGCGAACCTGTCAGTGAGGATGTACAAGGGTGGGGACACAGTGATCCGTGCTGAGCGAGGCTTCAGAACTCTGCGACAAGTACGCCGAGGTCTTCAGTATATTATTGACATCTTTGGGACGCGGTCTTTGATCCCCAAGTCATAA
- the LOC128701510 gene encoding uncharacterized protein isoform X1 yields MQWSEKWQMQFAVDKCRVRENTRRTCTTLTFLCMIWLASCLTHTPQQNLKDDFSASSSSYRNVLPANISCGMIKDIVLTSAILCDLIDAFKNNYTLYEYGESWDTMDTIFNESRDNTSLQICDEEGTHCMYVLPNLPPESAQQQSTQQHSANQLVIVLDFVQRYTVAMESLLLDQTLHENVFASQMAEIHANLEGLIDSLINSVIMCDLQPYEAIVANLSVRMYKGGDTVIRAERGFRTLRQVRRGLQYIIDIFGTRSLIPKS; encoded by the exons gtagagtgagagagaatacAAGGCGGACATGTACTACACTGACGTTCCTGTGTATGATATGGCTGGCttcctgtctcactcacactccaCAGCAGAACCTCAAGGATGACTTcagtgcctcctcctcctcctacaggaACGTACTTCCTGCCAACATCTCCTGCGGGATGATCAAAGATATTGTGTTGACCTCTGCGATTCTCTGTGACCTCATCGATGCTTTCAAAAATAACTAC ACACTGTACGAGTATGGGGAGTCCTGGGATACAATGGATACCATCTTCAATGAGAGCAGAGACAACACTTCGTTACAGATCTGTGACGAGGAGGGTACACACTGCATGTATGTGTTGCCCAACCTGCCCCCTGAGTCTGCACAGCAGCAGTCAACACAACAGCACTCTGCAAATCAGCTAGTGATAGTTCTTGATTTCGTCCAGCGGTACACTGTAGCCATGGAGAGCCTCCTCTTAGACCAGACACTACACGAGAATGTCTTCGCTAGCCAGATGGCAGAGATCCACGCCAATCTGGAGGGCCTGATTGACTCCCTCATAAACAGCGTGATTATGTGCGACTTACAGCCCTACGAGGCAATCGTCGCGAACCTGTCAGTGAGGATGTACAAGGGTGGGGACACAGTGATCCGTGCTGAGCGAGGCTTCAGAACTCTGCGACAAGTACGCCGAGGTCTTCAGTATATTATTGACATCTTTGGGACGCGGTCTTTGATCCCCAAGTCATAA
- the LOC128701510 gene encoding uncharacterized protein isoform X3: MCRVRENTRRTCTTLTFLCMIWLASCLTHTPQQNLKDDFSASSSSYRNVLPANISCGMIKDIVLTSAILCDLIDAFKNNYTLYEYGESWDTMDTIFNESRDNTSLQICDEEGTHCMYVLPNLPPESAQQQSTQQHSANQLVIVLDFVQRYTVAMESLLLDQTLHENVFASQMAEIHANLEGLIDSLINSVIMCDLQPYEAIVANLSVRMYKGGDTVIRAERGFRTLRQVRRGLQYIIDIFGTRSLIPKS, from the exons ATGT gtagagtgagagagaatacAAGGCGGACATGTACTACACTGACGTTCCTGTGTATGATATGGCTGGCttcctgtctcactcacactccaCAGCAGAACCTCAAGGATGACTTcagtgcctcctcctcctcctacaggaACGTACTTCCTGCCAACATCTCCTGCGGGATGATCAAAGATATTGTGTTGACCTCTGCGATTCTCTGTGACCTCATCGATGCTTTCAAAAATAACTAC ACACTGTACGAGTATGGGGAGTCCTGGGATACAATGGATACCATCTTCAATGAGAGCAGAGACAACACTTCGTTACAGATCTGTGACGAGGAGGGTACACACTGCATGTATGTGTTGCCCAACCTGCCCCCTGAGTCTGCACAGCAGCAGTCAACACAACAGCACTCTGCAAATCAGCTAGTGATAGTTCTTGATTTCGTCCAGCGGTACACTGTAGCCATGGAGAGCCTCCTCTTAGACCAGACACTACACGAGAATGTCTTCGCTAGCCAGATGGCAGAGATCCACGCCAATCTGGAGGGCCTGATTGACTCCCTCATAAACAGCGTGATTATGTGCGACTTACAGCCCTACGAGGCAATCGTCGCGAACCTGTCAGTGAGGATGTACAAGGGTGGGGACACAGTGATCCGTGCTGAGCGAGGCTTCAGAACTCTGCGACAAGTACGCCGAGGTCTTCAGTATATTATTGACATCTTTGGGACGCGGTCTTTGATCCCCAAGTCATAA